In a single window of the Desulfatiglans anilini DSM 4660 genome:
- a CDS encoding transposase, producing the protein MCKVEYETFEPPEARQLAERLEIHYTPKQGSWLNIAEIELSVIKGQCLDRRIADIATMRAEVATWE; encoded by the coding sequence ATTTGTAAAGTCGAGTATGAGACGTTCGAGCCCCCGGAGGCCAGGCAACTGGCCGAAAGGCTTGAGATTCATTACACGCCGAAACAAGGCAGTTGGCTCAACATAGCGGAGATCGAACTCAGCGTCATAAAAGGGCAGTGCCTCGACCGAAGAATCGCCGATATTGCTACCATGCGGGCTGAAGTGGCCACATGGGAATAG